GCGTACGACGACGGCACCCCGGTCGAGGACGTCTGCTGTGGGCTCCAGGAGACGATCTTCGCGATGCTCACCGAGGTCGCCGAGCGGGCGCTCTCGCTGAGCGGGACAGACGAACTCGTCCTCGGCGGCGGCGTCGGGCAGAACGCTCGCCTGCGCGCGATGCTCCGTGAGATGTGCGACGCGCGCGGTGCGGACTTCTACGCGCCCGAGCCGCGCTTCCTCCGGGACAACGCCGGGATGATCGCCGTCCTCGGTGCGACGATGTACGCAGTGGGCGACACTCTCCCGATCGCCGACTCCGCCGTCGACCCGAACTTCCGGCCGGACGAGGTGCCCGTCACCTGGCGGGGCGGTGCGGAGTCGATCGCGCGGACCCCGGACGACGGGGACGATCGGGAGATCCGCGGCGCGGAGGCGACGGTGACGATGGGCGACGACCACGTGACGAAACGTCGGCTCCCGAAGGGATACCGCCATCCAGACCTGGACGACCGACTGCGGCGGGAACGGACGGTGGCCGAGGCTCGGCTGGTGAGCGAGGCCCGGCGGGCCGGCGTCTCGACGCCACTCGTCCGCGACGTCGACCTCGACGAAGCGACGCTGACGCTCCAGCGCGTCGGCGAGGCGGATCTGGCCGCGCGGCTCTCTGCCGACGTGGTCCGCCGGGTCGGCGAACTGCTCTCGGCGCTTCACGACGCCGGCGTCGTCCACGGCGATCCGACGACGCGGAACGTCCGCGTCGGCGAGTCGAAGGTGTTCCTCGTCGACTTCGGCCTCGGCTTCCACACGGGTCACGTCGAAGACCACGCAATGGACCTCCACGTCTTCGGACAGAGCGTCGTGGGCACCGCCGAGACGCCCGGGCCGCTGCTCGACGCGTTCGAGTCGGGCTATCTCGACGCGGGCGGTGACGCCGCGCGGACGGTCGTCGACCGACTCCGCGAGATCGAAGGCCGCGGCCGATACCAGTAACGATCGGGAGCACAGAGAGGGGCTCGCGGACGGCACCCGCAGCGACCGTGCGGGACTTCGTGCCGCCACGTCGCGATGCGCCCCGCCGTCGTCGTCAGCGCACACGATCCGTGGCCGCGGTCTCCGATTTCAACCCTCGGACGGATCGGCCCCGGGAGAACCCCCCGCGGTCGGGACGGGCCCCACGGCGGTCCGGCAGACGGCGGTTTCGACACCGCGGAGAGGCTAAACCATTTATCGGGCGGCGTTGTACGAGTGAGTATGGCTGAGAAACCCCAGTCCGGAACCATCTTTGGCGTCCCGTACAATTTCGAACGACCGAGTGTCGGCCGCCTCGTCTCGTCGTACTGGCAACCCGGAAAGGGGATGCTCGTGAAGAAGCCCTTCGGCATCGGCTACACGATCAACCTCGCGTCGTGGCGCTCGTGGGTCGTCCTCGTCGTCGTCGCGGTTCTCCTCTGGCAGGAACGACAGAGCACCGACGCCGAGGAGTCGGTCACCGACGACCCCGTCGAAGTCATCATCGACGACGACTGACCCGCGAAACCGAACCTGCTTTCTTCCTCGCCGGCCGACGCCGGATATGCTCGCTTACGTCACGACGAACCCCGGGAAGGTCCGTGAGGCGGTCGACTACCTCGGCGACGATGTCGCGCAACTCGATTTCGACTACGCCGAGATCCAGAGTGCCGACCTCGGACCGATCGCCGCCCGAGGCGCGCGGGAGGCGTACCGCCACGCCGACGGGCCGGTGCTCGTCGACGACGCGGGGCTGTTCGTCGACGCGCTCGAGGGGTTCCCGGGTCCGTACTCGTCGTACGTCGAGGAGACGGTCGGAATCGAACGCGTTCAGACGCTCGTTGCCGCCGAAGACGAACACCGTGCCGCCTTCCGGTGCGTGCTCGCGTACTGCGACGGGGAGGGCTTCGATGCGAGCCCAGACCCGATCGACCGCGCCGACCGGACCGAAGCCGCCGCGACCGGGCCCGACGACGGTTCCTCGGCGGAGCTCCCGGTGAAACTGTTCGAGGGTGTCGTCCGCGGTCGAATCGTCGAACCGCGGGGCGACGGCGGCTTCGGCTACGATCCGATCTTCGAACACAACGGGAAGACGATGGCGGAGATGACGACCGAGGAGAAGAACGCCGTCTCACACCGCGGGCGGGCGCTCGCGAAGTTCGCCGAGTGGTATCCGGAACGGAGCGATGCGGAGTGACGGTGGTTTGCTGAGCGGTAGCGAAGCAAATCTCGGGAGACTCGCGTCGGGCGCGGAGCGTCCGACGGTGGTTTGCTGAACCACAGTGAAGCGAGCCTCGGGAGATGGCTCGCCTCCTGATCGCCCGGGCCCCCGCACGTCGGTCCACGGTGGTCCTGGGCCGCGTCACGCCCGCGGGTCACGGTCCGGCCCGGGGTACGAACCGCCGACGACCTCGCGGTAGAGGCTCTCGGCGTCGAACAGGGTCGCGAAGGCGCGCGGGTGGCGGACGCTGAGCGGGACGTATCCCTGCAGCGACGCGCCGGCTTTCGCGCTCGCGAGCCGGTCGTCGAACGAGAGCAGGTGCATCGCACCGCCGCGGTACGCCGAGGCGAGTCCCGGATGGTCGCCGTCGGGGTGGTCGACGGGCTCGCGCCACGCCTCGACGTGTGCGCGCCAGTCGGTCGCCAGCGCGTCGTCCGCGACCGCCGAAACGACCGCCTCGGCGTCGTCGAGGAGCGCGTCGCTGGCGACGAGCGTCACCCACGAGTGCTGCCTGACGTGGTCGAGCGCCGCCCGCGAGGGGCCGCCGACGAGGAGATCGGCCGCGAGGACGTCCGCGTCGGCGACGACGCGGGCGGGGCTGGGCTCAGTCGGCATCCGAACCCCCGCCGTCGCGGACGGTCGCCAGTGCCGCACGCACGTCCGCTTCGGTCGTGTCGTACGCCGCCGCCCGCTCGAAGAGGTCGTCCCAGGTCACGGCCGAGGATACGTGGGGTCGTGACAAGAGGGTTGTCGATTCGAGGCGTCGACCGGAAACGACCCTGCCGAAGCCCCGCGGCTTCACCGGCCGTTCATATGTTGGTCGTTGGCTACCGTGTCCGCGCCGAAGCGGCGCAGTCTGTCGGTCTCACCGGTGAGTCACACGCTCGTCTGACGCGGATTTAAGTGTACGTCTACGGTGAATCCTTGTGGGCGCGCACTACGGCCTCAGTTCCCATCCTCCCACCCGCGCGCCCGGCACACCCCACCGTTTACCTGCGGTGTGCGGCACCATCGAACGACGGTGCCGTCAGCGCTCCACCTCTCCCGGTCGCTCCCGTCAGCGGCGCACTGTCGCCGCCGTCGGGAGTGCCGATTC
This Salinigranum marinum DNA region includes the following protein-coding sequences:
- a CDS encoding bifunctional N(6)-L-threonylcarbamoyladenine synthase/serine/threonine protein kinase, whose product is MRVLGIEGTAWAASASVFDTEADEVFIASDPYEPESGGIHPREAAEHMGDAIPSVVEEALAYARGLASSHDDGERAAPIDAVAFSRGPGLGPCLRIVGTAARALAGSLGVPLVGVNHMIAHLEIGRHQSGFESPVCLNASGANAHLLGYHNGRYRVLGETMDTGVGNAIDKFTRHVGWAHPGGPKVEAAATEGTYLDLPYVVKGMDFSFSGIMSAAKDAYDDGTPVEDVCCGLQETIFAMLTEVAERALSLSGTDELVLGGGVGQNARLRAMLREMCDARGADFYAPEPRFLRDNAGMIAVLGATMYAVGDTLPIADSAVDPNFRPDEVPVTWRGGAESIARTPDDGDDREIRGAEATVTMGDDHVTKRRLPKGYRHPDLDDRLRRERTVAEARLVSEARRAGVSTPLVRDVDLDEATLTLQRVGEADLAARLSADVVRRVGELLSALHDAGVVHGDPTTRNVRVGESKVFLVDFGLGFHTGHVEDHAMDLHVFGQSVVGTAETPGPLLDAFESGYLDAGGDAARTVVDRLREIEGRGRYQ
- a CDS encoding DUF5808 domain-containing protein; the protein is MAEKPQSGTIFGVPYNFERPSVGRLVSSYWQPGKGMLVKKPFGIGYTINLASWRSWVVLVVVAVLLWQERQSTDAEESVTDDPVEVIIDDD
- a CDS encoding non-canonical purine NTP pyrophosphatase, which gives rise to MLAYVTTNPGKVREAVDYLGDDVAQLDFDYAEIQSADLGPIAARGAREAYRHADGPVLVDDAGLFVDALEGFPGPYSSYVEETVGIERVQTLVAAEDEHRAAFRCVLAYCDGEGFDASPDPIDRADRTEAAATGPDDGSSAELPVKLFEGVVRGRIVEPRGDGGFGYDPIFEHNGKTMAEMTTEEKNAVSHRGRALAKFAEWYPERSDAE
- a CDS encoding DUF7384 family protein; translation: MPTEPSPARVVADADVLAADLLVGGPSRAALDHVRQHSWVTLVASDALLDDAEAVVSAVADDALATDWRAHVEAWREPVDHPDGDHPGLASAYRGGAMHLLSFDDRLASAKAGASLQGYVPLSVRHPRAFATLFDAESLYREVVGGSYPGPDRDPRA